In Staphylococcus saccharolyticus, one genomic interval encodes:
- a CDS encoding glycosyltransferase family 2 protein, whose product MKIRVIVPCYNEGEVVLKTYDRLTETMQEDSLVKNYEYDLLFVNDGSKDTTIDHLQNLAAYDCHVKYLSFSRNFGKEAAMIAGYQNSTAHDAVIMIDGDLQHPPEYIPQMVEGFIEGYDQVIAKRNREGESFVRKNLSRFYYKLINTFVEDIQFEDGVGDFRLLSQRAVQAMTSLDEYNRFSKGLFEWIGYNTKVFTYENVTREAGESKWTFGKLLNYGIDGLISFNNKPLRMMIYLGMFTFSISILYLIYLLINILISGINIPGYFTTIAAILLLGGIQLMSIGVVGEYIGRIYYEVKHRPKYIVEATNLQPSENEMRHNEVHDDPKVPRFKNKNEFYKFSALQKAKIHAELRSLNQQ is encoded by the coding sequence ATGAAAATCAGAGTCATCGTTCCCTGTTATAACGAAGGCGAAGTCGTATTAAAGACATATGACAGATTGACTGAGACTATGCAAGAAGATAGTTTAGTCAAAAATTATGAATACGATTTACTGTTTGTCAACGATGGCAGTAAAGATACAACAATCGATCATTTACAAAATCTTGCTGCTTACGATTGTCACGTCAAATATCTTTCATTTAGTAGAAACTTCGGTAAAGAAGCTGCGATGATTGCTGGTTATCAAAATAGTACCGCTCACGATGCAGTGATTATGATTGATGGTGATTTACAACATCCTCCTGAGTATATTCCTCAAATGGTTGAAGGTTTTATTGAGGGATATGACCAAGTGATTGCTAAGAGAAATCGAGAAGGCGAGAGTTTTGTTCGGAAGAATCTATCACGTTTTTATTATAAATTGATCAATACGTTTGTAGAAGATATCCAATTTGAGGACGGCGTGGGTGATTTTAGGTTATTAAGTCAACGTGCAGTTCAAGCAATGACTTCATTGGATGAATATAATCGCTTTTCAAAGGGACTTTTTGAATGGATTGGCTATAATACTAAAGTGTTCACTTATGAAAATGTTACTCGAGAAGCAGGTGAATCCAAGTGGACATTTGGAAAGCTTTTGAACTATGGTATTGATGGGCTTATATCATTTAATAATAAGCCATTACGTATGATGATTTATTTAGGTATGTTTACTTTTTCAATAAGTATTCTATATCTCATTTATTTACTTATTAATATTTTGATTTCAGGAATAAACATTCCTGGTTATTTCACTACAATAGCTGCTATTCTATTACTTGGTGGTATTCAACTCATGTCAATAGGGGTAGTTGGCGAGTATATAGGACGTATTTATTACGAAGTAAAACACAGACCTAAATATATTGTTGAAGCTACTAATCTACAACCTTCTGAAAATGAAATGCGTCATAATGAAGTTCATGACGATCCAAAAGTACCACGATTTAAAAATAAGAATGAATTTTATAAATTCAGTGCTCTACAGAAGGCAAAGATACATGCTGAATTACGTTCTTTAAATCAACAATAA
- a CDS encoding hemolysin family protein, which produces METSTIISLITFFLLIALTTVFVGSEFALVKVRSTRIEQLVEEGNRSAKIVKKMIDNLDYYLSACQLGITVTSLGLGWLGEPTFEKLMHPLFDLLNLPGALTTTISFVVSFIVVTYLHVVLGELAPKSFAIQHTEQLVLLYSRPLFYFGNIMKPLIWLMNGSSRVIVRMFGFDPDAQTDAMSEEEIKIIINNSYNGGEINQTELAYMQNIFSFDERHAKDIMVPRTQMVTLNEPFNVDELLETIKEHQFTRYPITEDGDKDHVKGFINVKEFLTEYASGKPIKIANYIHELPMISETTRISDALVRMQREHVHISLIIDEYGGTAGILTMEDILEEIVGEIRDEFDDDEVNDIVKLDDRTYQINGRVLLDDLNEKFGIEFDDSEDIDTIGGWLQSLNTNLQKDDYVDTGYDRWTVTEIDNHQIIWVNLDYEFNNSRPSIDESIEDDDSE; this is translated from the coding sequence TTGGAAACTTCGACCATAATTAGTTTAATCACATTTTTTCTTTTGATTGCATTAACAACGGTATTCGTTGGATCAGAATTTGCACTTGTTAAAGTGAGATCAACGCGAATTGAACAATTAGTTGAAGAAGGCAATAGAAGTGCAAAAATCGTTAAGAAAATGATAGACAACTTAGATTATTACTTATCTGCATGTCAACTAGGTATTACAGTTACATCTTTAGGTTTAGGTTGGCTAGGAGAACCAACATTTGAAAAACTCATGCATCCATTATTCGATTTATTGAATCTACCTGGTGCACTAACTACAACCATTTCATTTGTTGTATCATTTATTGTCGTGACTTATTTACATGTTGTATTAGGTGAACTAGCGCCTAAGTCTTTCGCGATTCAACATACTGAACAACTTGTTTTATTATATTCAAGACCGTTATTTTACTTCGGAAATATTATGAAACCTTTAATTTGGTTAATGAATGGATCTTCTCGTGTCATTGTTAGAATGTTCGGTTTTGACCCAGATGCGCAAACAGATGCTATGTCAGAAGAAGAAATTAAAATTATTATAAATAATAGTTATAACGGCGGAGAAATCAACCAAACAGAACTTGCATATATGCAGAATATTTTTTCATTTGATGAACGTCATGCTAAAGACATTATGGTGCCACGTACACAGATGGTTACGCTTAATGAACCTTTTAATGTGGATGAGTTACTTGAAACAATAAAAGAACATCAATTTACGAGATACCCAATTACAGAAGATGGTGATAAGGACCATGTTAAAGGTTTTATCAATGTTAAAGAATTTCTGACAGAATATGCGTCTGGTAAGCCAATTAAAATTGCAAATTATATCCATGAGTTACCGATGATTTCAGAAACTACAAGAATTAGTGATGCACTTGTACGCATGCAAAGAGAACATGTGCATATTAGTTTGATTATTGATGAATATGGTGGTACTGCTGGCATTTTAACAATGGAAGACATTTTAGAGGAGATTGTTGGTGAAATTAGAGACGAATTTGATGATGATGAAGTGAATGATATTGTGAAGCTTGATGACCGTACTTATCAAATTAACGGTCGTGTATTACTTGATGATTTAAATGAAAAATTTGGAATTGAATTTGATGACTCTGAAGATATTGATACAATCGGCGGATGGTTACAATCACTCAATACAAATTTACAAAAAGATGATTATGTTGACACTGGATATGATCGCTGGACTGTTACAGAAATTGATAATCACCAAATTATTTGGGTTAACCTAGATTATGAATTCAATAATTCAAGACCATCTATAGATGAAAGTATTGAAGACGACGACAGTGAATGA
- the nagA gene encoding N-acetylglucosamine-6-phosphate deacetylase has product MSEYVISNGKVYTEDGTIENGFVHIKDDKIVDVGERALQNHTVTKREIKLVDACGQHVLPGFIDIHIHGGYGEDAMDASSEGLQHLAESLLSEGATSFLATTMTQSTDNIERALKTIATYQQQQDETRAAEIVGVHLEGPFISEHKVGAQHPKYVQRPSVDKINKFQKIANGLIKIMTFAPEVEGSKETLMAMKDDIIFSIGHTVATFEQANEAISNGAKHITHLYNAATGFQHREPGVFGAAWINNGLNTEMIVDGVHSHPASVAIAYRLKGNQHCYLITDAMRAKGMPDGRYDLGGQDVIVKGKEARLTNGALAGSILKMNEGLHNLMEFTGDSLDHLWRVTSLNQAIAIGIDDVKGSIKIGKDADIAMLDDECRVTTTIKKGEIHHF; this is encoded by the coding sequence ATGTCAGAATATGTAATTTCGAATGGAAAAGTTTATACAGAAGATGGAACTATTGAAAATGGGTTCGTTCATATCAAAGATGACAAAATCGTAGACGTAGGTGAGCGTGCTCTTCAAAATCATACAGTAACAAAGCGAGAGATTAAACTTGTTGATGCCTGTGGTCAACACGTTTTACCTGGCTTTATAGATATTCATATTCATGGAGGTTATGGTGAAGATGCAATGGATGCGTCTAGCGAGGGATTACAGCATTTAGCTGAATCATTGTTATCTGAAGGGGCAACGTCTTTCTTAGCAACGACAATGACGCAATCCACTGATAATATAGAACGTGCGCTTAAGACGATTGCTACCTATCAACAACAACAAGATGAGACACGTGCAGCTGAAATTGTTGGTGTACATCTAGAAGGGCCATTTATTTCAGAACATAAAGTAGGTGCACAACATCCAAAATATGTTCAAAGACCATCAGTAGATAAAATTAATAAATTTCAAAAGATAGCAAATGGGTTAATTAAAATAATGACATTCGCGCCAGAAGTTGAAGGGTCAAAGGAAACATTAATGGCTATGAAAGACGACATCATTTTTTCAATTGGTCACACTGTCGCAACATTTGAACAAGCCAATGAAGCGATAAGTAATGGTGCAAAGCACATTACTCATTTATATAATGCCGCAACTGGATTCCAACATCGTGAACCAGGGGTGTTTGGTGCTGCGTGGATTAATAATGGATTGAACACTGAGATGATTGTAGATGGTGTTCATTCACATCCAGCGTCAGTAGCTATTGCTTATAGATTGAAAGGAAACCAACATTGTTATTTGATTACTGATGCCATGAGAGCTAAAGGTATGCCAGATGGGCGCTATGACTTAGGTGGTCAAGATGTTATTGTTAAAGGAAAAGAAGCGCGCTTAACTAATGGAGCACTGGCTGGAAGTATTCTGAAAATGAATGAGGGACTACATAATTTAATGGAATTTACTGGTGATAGTTTAGACCATTTATGGAGAGTCACAAGTTTAAATCAAGCGATAGCGATTGGTATTGATGATGTTAAAGGTAGTATTAAAATTGGAAAAGATGCAGATATTGCTATGTTAGATGATGAATGTCGAGTAACAACTACCATTAAAAAAGGAGAAATACATCATTTTTAA
- a CDS encoding PTS fructose transporter subunit IIABC, giving the protein MRITELLTKDTIAMDLSSKDKNGVIDKLVNQLDKAGKLNDVTSFKEAIHNRESQSTTGIGEGIAIPHAKVAAVKAPAIAFGKSKEGVDYQSLDMQPAHLFFMIAAPEGGAQTHLDALAKLSGILMDENVREKLIHAESPEQVLQIINEADDEATKEEEAEAKKNEAAGANQAQDSNESYVLAVTACPTGIAHTYMARDALKKQAEKMNVKIKVETNGSSGVKNHLTEQDIERATGIIVAADVHVETDRFNGKNVVEVPVADGIKQPEELINTALDTSRKPFVAQGGSKQHDDSEEKLSPGKAFYKHLMNGVSNMLPLVISGGIIMAIVFLFGLNSFKPESSQYNAFAEQLWNIGKNSAFALIIPILAGFIARSIADKPGFAAGLVGGMLAVSGDSGFIGGIIAGFLAGYLTQGIKYITRKLPQALEGLKPTLIYPLLSVVITGLLMIYVFNPPAAWLNYLLLNGLNSLSGSNIMLLGFVIGAMMAIDMGGPFNKAAYVFATAALTEGNAAPITAAMIGGMIPPLAIATTMLIFRRKFTKEQRGSIVPNYVMGLSFITEGAIPFAAADPLRVIPSMMVGSGVAGAIALGLGSDIKAPHGGIFVILGTDGAHVLQTLIALVVGTLISAFLYGFLKPKVTENEIKASEAMDE; this is encoded by the coding sequence ATGAGAATTACAGAATTATTAACTAAAGATACAATCGCAATGGATTTGTCATCTAAAGATAAAAATGGTGTGATTGATAAATTAGTCAATCAACTAGATAAAGCAGGTAAATTAAATGATGTTACATCTTTCAAAGAGGCTATTCATAATCGTGAGTCACAAAGTACAACTGGCATTGGGGAAGGAATTGCTATTCCACATGCAAAAGTTGCTGCAGTAAAAGCTCCTGCTATCGCATTTGGTAAATCTAAAGAAGGTGTCGATTATCAAAGTTTAGATATGCAACCTGCACACTTATTCTTTATGATTGCTGCACCTGAAGGTGGCGCTCAAACGCACTTAGACGCATTAGCAAAACTTTCTGGTATTCTAATGGATGAAAATGTACGTGAAAAATTAATTCATGCTGAATCACCGGAACAAGTATTACAAATTATCAATGAAGCGGATGATGAAGCGACTAAAGAGGAAGAAGCGGAAGCTAAAAAAAATGAAGCTGCTGGAGCAAATCAGGCACAAGATAGTAATGAGTCTTATGTCTTAGCTGTTACAGCTTGTCCAACTGGTATAGCGCATACTTACATGGCACGTGATGCATTAAAAAAACAAGCTGAAAAAATGAATGTAAAAATTAAAGTTGAAACAAATGGTTCTAGTGGGGTTAAAAACCATTTAACTGAACAAGATATAGAACGCGCAACTGGAATTATTGTTGCTGCAGATGTTCATGTAGAAACTGATCGTTTTAATGGAAAAAATGTAGTTGAGGTACCTGTTGCTGATGGTATTAAACAACCAGAAGAATTAATTAACACAGCTTTAGATACTAGTCGCAAACCATTCGTAGCACAAGGTGGCTCTAAACAACATGATGATAGTGAGGAAAAGTTAAGTCCAGGTAAAGCTTTCTACAAACACTTAATGAATGGTGTATCTAATATGTTACCACTTGTTATTTCTGGTGGTATTATAATGGCAATTGTGTTCTTATTCGGACTTAACTCATTTAAACCAGAAAGTTCTCAATACAATGCATTTGCTGAACAATTATGGAATATTGGTAAAAATAGTGCCTTTGCTTTAATCATTCCGATTTTAGCTGGTTTCATTGCCCGTAGTATTGCAGATAAACCAGGTTTCGCAGCTGGCTTAGTTGGTGGTATGTTAGCCGTTTCTGGTGACTCAGGATTCATTGGAGGTATTATTGCTGGTTTCTTAGCAGGTTATTTAACTCAAGGAATTAAATACATTACACGTAAATTACCACAAGCACTTGAAGGTTTAAAACCGACATTAATCTATCCATTGTTATCAGTGGTAATTACTGGATTGCTAATGATATACGTCTTTAATCCGCCAGCAGCTTGGTTAAATTACTTATTGTTAAATGGTTTAAATAGTTTATCTGGTTCGAACATTATGTTACTTGGTTTTGTAATTGGTGCGATGATGGCTATCGATATGGGTGGACCATTCAACAAAGCAGCATATGTATTTGCTACAGCTGCTTTAACTGAAGGTAATGCAGCACCAATTACAGCAGCTATGATAGGTGGTATGATTCCACCATTAGCGATTGCTACAACGATGTTAATATTTAGAAGAAAATTTACTAAAGAACAAAGAGGTTCTATTGTTCCTAACTATGTAATGGGCTTATCATTTATTACTGAAGGCGCGATTCCATTTGCAGCAGCCGATCCATTACGTGTTATTCCTTCAATGATGGTTGGTTCAGGTGTTGCTGGTGCGATTGCTTTAGGTTTAGGGTCAGATATTAAAGCACCTCATGGTGGTATTTTCGTTATACTTGGGACAGATGGAGCTCACGTCTTACAAACATTAATTGCCTTAGTCGTTGGCACTTTAATTTCAGCATTTTTATATGGCTTCTTAAAACCTAAAGTCACTGAAAATGAAATTAAAGCATCTGAGGCAATGGACGAATAA
- the pfkB gene encoding 1-phosphofructokinase → MIYTVTFNPSIDYIMFTNGFKLTGLNRATETYKFAGGKGINVSRVLKTLDVNSTALGFVGGFPGEFITKILEESHINSNFVQVDEDTRINVKLKSGQETEINAPGPKISKEQFQTLLTQIQHTTSEDIVIVAGSVPNSISNDAYAQIAEITKETGAQLVVDAEKNLVETVLPYQPLFIKPNKDELEVMFNTSVNSDEDVVKYGKEILKKGAQSVIISLGGDGAIYVDQQQSIKVVNPHGKVVNTVGSGDSTVAGMVAGLASGLSVQNAFKQAVASGTATAFEEDLATRDAIEKIKSQVTIKVLEGE, encoded by the coding sequence ATGATTTATACAGTAACATTTAATCCTTCAATCGATTACATTATGTTTACAAACGGATTTAAATTAACAGGATTGAATAGAGCGACAGAAACATATAAATTTGCAGGTGGAAAAGGGATTAATGTATCTAGAGTGTTAAAAACTTTAGATGTTAATTCAACTGCGTTAGGTTTTGTAGGCGGTTTCCCAGGTGAATTCATTACTAAAATTTTAGAAGAGAGTCATATTAATTCTAATTTTGTTCAGGTTGATGAAGATACGCGTATCAATGTGAAATTGAAATCTGGGCAAGAAACTGAAATCAATGCTCCCGGTCCTAAGATTAGTAAGGAACAGTTTCAAACGTTATTAACTCAAATACAACACACAACGAGTGAAGACATCGTAATAGTAGCAGGAAGCGTTCCAAATAGTATTTCAAACGATGCCTATGCTCAAATTGCTGAAATCACTAAAGAAACTGGAGCACAACTTGTTGTTGATGCAGAGAAGAATTTAGTTGAAACAGTCCTACCTTATCAACCACTTTTCATTAAACCTAATAAAGATGAACTTGAAGTAATGTTTAATACTTCAGTCAATAGTGATGAGGATGTTGTTAAATACGGTAAAGAAATTCTTAAAAAGGGTGCACAATCAGTCATCATCTCATTAGGTGGAGACGGAGCGATTTATGTTGATCAACAACAAAGTATAAAAGTTGTTAACCCACATGGAAAAGTAGTTAATACAGTGGGCTCTGGTGATAGTACAGTTGCAGGTATGGTGGCAGGCTTAGCATCTGGCTTATCGGTTCAAAATGCATTTAAGCAAGCCGTAGCCTCTGGAACAGCGACTGCTTTCGAAGAAGATTTAGCAACTAGAGATGCTATAGAAAAAATTAAATCTCAAGTTACGATTAAAGTACTTGAAGGGGAGTGA
- a CDS encoding DeoR/GlpR family DNA-binding transcription regulator, translated as MISEKRQTLILQELAQKDFLTLQELIDRTGCSASTIRRDLSKLQKIGKLQRVHGGATLNQNRVVEPGLSEKLTKNLREKQEIAKQAAQEIQDKECIFLDAGSSTFEMIQYIDAKDIIVVTNGMTHVEELLKHGIKMLMIGGQVKATTMATVGANALETLRRYCFDRAFIGMNGIDLKYGLTTPDEQEALIKETAMKLSNEKYILVDQSKFNQVYFARVPLLDSTILITSQKALKNKVTDAYKTQFYFLGGKS; from the coding sequence ATGATATCGGAAAAACGACAAACTTTAATATTACAGGAATTAGCACAAAAAGATTTTTTAACACTCCAAGAGTTAATTGATCGAACAGGGTGTAGTGCTTCGACGATTAGAAGAGACTTATCTAAGTTACAAAAGATTGGTAAATTACAACGTGTTCACGGTGGTGCAACCTTGAACCAAAATCGTGTGGTTGAACCTGGTTTATCGGAAAAACTAACTAAGAACTTACGTGAAAAACAAGAAATTGCAAAACAAGCAGCTCAAGAAATACAAGATAAGGAATGTATATTTTTAGACGCTGGTTCTTCAACATTTGAGATGATTCAATATATCGATGCTAAAGATATTATAGTAGTAACAAATGGTATGACGCATGTTGAGGAACTTTTAAAACATGGAATCAAAATGCTAATGATTGGTGGTCAAGTGAAAGCTACAACAATGGCTACAGTAGGCGCAAATGCATTAGAAACTTTAAGACGTTACTGTTTTGATCGTGCATTTATTGGGATGAATGGTATTGATTTGAAATATGGTTTAACAACACCGGATGAACAAGAAGCTTTGATTAAAGAAACAGCTATGAAATTATCTAATGAAAAGTACATACTAGTCGATCAGTCTAAATTTAATCAGGTTTATTTTGCAAGAGTGCCATTATTAGATAGCACTATATTAATTACATCTCAAAAGGCACTAAAGAATAAAGTCACTGATGCATACAAAACACAATTTTATTTTTTAGGAGGAAAGTCATGA
- the norA gene encoding multidrug efflux MFS transporter NorA — MKKQLFTLYFNIFLIFLGIGLVIPVLPVYLKDLGLKGSDLGVLVAAFALAQMVTSPFGGTLADKLDKKLIICIGLILFSVSEFMFAGGQNFTILIISRILGGFSAGMVMPGVTGMIADISSSFDKVKNFGYMSAIINSGFILGPGFGGFLAEISHRLPFYFAGFLGAIAFVMSLLFIHNPKKGTTDDFHQYQPELLKKINWKVFITPVILTLVLAFGLSAFETLFSLYTSDKAHYSPKDISIAITGGGIFGALFQIFFFDKVMKFLSELNFIAWSLIYSAVVLTMLVLANGYWTIMFISFIVFIGFDMIRPALTNYFSNIAGNRQGFAGGLNSTFTSMGNFIGPLVAGSLFDVNIEIPLYMAISVSLSGIVIIFIEKWLRAKRKNT; from the coding sequence ATGAAAAAACAATTGTTTACGCTTTATTTTAATATATTTCTAATATTTTTAGGCATTGGTTTAGTCATACCTGTGCTTCCGGTATATTTAAAAGATTTGGGGTTAAAGGGAAGTGATTTAGGGGTTCTTGTTGCTGCGTTTGCATTAGCACAAATGGTGACATCACCATTTGGTGGAACATTGGCTGATAAATTAGATAAAAAACTTATTATTTGCATTGGTCTGATACTTTTTTCAGTATCTGAATTTATGTTTGCTGGAGGACAGAATTTTACGATATTAATCATCTCTCGCATCCTTGGCGGATTCAGTGCTGGTATGGTTATGCCTGGGGTAACTGGCATGATTGCGGATATTTCTTCTAGTTTTGATAAAGTTAAAAACTTTGGCTATATGTCTGCGATTATTAATTCAGGTTTTATATTAGGACCAGGGTTTGGTGGTTTTTTAGCAGAGATTTCTCATAGATTACCTTTTTATTTTGCGGGCTTTCTTGGTGCCATTGCATTTGTAATGTCATTACTATTCATTCACAATCCTAAAAAGGGAACGACAGATGATTTTCATCAATATCAGCCTGAACTATTAAAGAAAATCAATTGGAAGGTATTTATTACTCCAGTGATTCTGACGCTTGTTTTAGCATTTGGTCTATCTGCATTTGAGACATTATTCTCTTTATATACTTCAGATAAAGCACACTATTCTCCGAAGGATATCTCAATTGCTATAACAGGTGGTGGTATATTTGGTGCATTATTCCAAATCTTTTTCTTTGATAAGGTTATGAAATTCCTATCAGAACTTAATTTTATTGCATGGTCTTTAATTTATTCAGCAGTGGTACTTACGATGCTTGTTCTTGCTAATGGTTATTGGACGATTATGTTTATCAGCTTTATAGTATTTATTGGTTTTGATATGATACGACCGGCCTTGACTAATTACTTTTCAAATATAGCAGGCAATCGCCAAGGATTTGCTGGCGGTTTAAATTCTACATTTACTAGTATGGGAAATTTTATTGGCCCATTAGTTGCAGGATCGTTGTTTGATGTGAATATAGAGATTCCTTTGTATATGGCAATTAGCGTTTCTTTAAGTGGAATAGTTATTATATTTATTGAAAAGTGGCTAAGAGCTAAACGTAAGAATACTTAA
- a CDS encoding cryptochrome/photolyase family protein: MAIGIILNRVFRLKSNPLLEYVSQNKEKIDKCYLIIPKEQFETESEMKANYYKGSLQKFVNELNKQEIEPFIMPYEELIGFCKDKDIHQVVIAGDIMSYHHETYDILHQNHLFEKASIKVVSLRANHYFKLNKTRNHQGEPYKVFTSFYKKWRPYLMKRKEHSYDLRDIAKIAVKSQQIIKGDYEKFGISELDAQQCWSKFLDQDIENYKMNREYLPEVLTSQLSIYLAYGLIDIKQIFNDLLDNYDKDEQNYEAFIRELIFREFYYVLMTHYPETAHVVFKEKYQNLEWSYNKGDFKLWKEGKTGFPIIDAAMGEINRTGYMHNRMRMVVSQFLTKDLFIDWTWGEDYFRQKLIDYDAASNVDGGQWSASTGTDAAPYFRMFNPIRQSERFDKKALYIKTFVPQLNDIDAKYLHDTHKHQNQLQSQGIELGKDYPKQMVDHGKSREYVMSAFKALD; this comes from the coding sequence ATGGCAATAGGTATTATTTTAAATAGAGTATTCAGGCTTAAGAGTAATCCTTTATTAGAGTATGTATCTCAAAATAAAGAAAAAATTGATAAATGTTATTTAATCATTCCTAAAGAACAGTTTGAAACAGAGTCAGAAATGAAGGCGAATTATTATAAAGGTTCATTACAAAAGTTTGTGAATGAACTCAATAAACAAGAGATTGAGCCATTTATTATGCCATATGAGGAGCTAATTGGTTTTTGTAAGGATAAAGACATACATCAAGTCGTTATAGCTGGGGACATTATGAGCTATCATCATGAAACCTATGATATTCTTCATCAAAACCATTTATTTGAAAAAGCAAGTATCAAGGTTGTTTCGCTAAGGGCGAACCATTACTTTAAACTTAATAAAACGCGTAATCATCAAGGAGAGCCGTATAAAGTATTTACGAGTTTTTATAAAAAGTGGCGCCCTTATTTAATGAAAAGAAAGGAACATAGCTATGATTTGAGAGATATTGCGAAGATAGCAGTTAAGTCACAACAAATCATCAAAGGGGATTATGAAAAATTTGGTATCAGTGAACTAGACGCACAACAATGCTGGTCTAAATTTTTAGATCAAGATATTGAAAATTACAAAATGAATAGAGAATATTTACCAGAAGTTTTAACAAGTCAATTAAGTATTTATTTAGCTTATGGACTTATCGATATTAAACAAATATTTAATGACTTGTTAGATAATTATGATAAAGATGAACAAAACTATGAAGCTTTTATTCGTGAGTTAATTTTTAGAGAGTTTTATTATGTACTCATGACACATTATCCTGAAACTGCTCATGTTGTTTTTAAAGAAAAGTATCAAAATTTAGAGTGGTCTTATAACAAAGGTGATTTCAAATTGTGGAAAGAAGGTAAAACAGGATTTCCAATTATTGATGCTGCAATGGGAGAAATTAATCGTACAGGTTATATGCATAATCGAATGAGAATGGTTGTGTCTCAATTTTTGACAAAAGATTTATTCATTGATTGGACGTGGGGTGAAGATTATTTTAGACAAAAGTTAATAGATTATGATGCAGCTTCTAATGTGGATGGGGGGCAATGGTCTGCCTCAACTGGAACTGATGCGGCACCGTATTTCAGAATGTTCAACCCTATACGTCAAAGTGAACGGTTTGATAAAAAGGCGTTATATATTAAGACTTTTGTGCCTCAACTTAATGATATTGATGCTAAATATTTGCATGATACACATAAACATCAAAATCAACTTCAATCTCAAGGTATTGAATTAGGTAAAGATTATCCTAAACAGATGGTTGATCATGGTAAAAGTAGAGAATATGTCATGTCAGCGTTTAAGGCGTTAGATTAA